A genomic window from Megalobrama amblycephala isolate DHTTF-2021 linkage group LG2, ASM1881202v1, whole genome shotgun sequence includes:
- the depdc1b gene encoding DEP domain-containing protein 1B isoform X2, protein MLFRGGMPVRRHWAHFRSYDHSFTGAEAVDFLHDLLRQNQNFGPEVTRFQTLQLLRKFLKNHVIEDVKGRFGKEDFEDNGHLYRFPPQSPLKPVPVRPPIRDHISVPRIPHWDDYEEISVPEKVPMKPLMNSESWNKRHSIAIGEVPECRLVRRRELTPKHVDQIWKSMTLTHLQTVLGLQSLDGVLDAKLLSSKHIVHNVFGVNKQGIVVLKNKTEDLPHWVLSAMKCLANWPNGSDARQPMYPGFERDVFRTVAEHFQRLKEPLLTFHLYEIFVSILGLLQRQSVAVEALQVCFLLLPPANRRKLQLLMRLIAKVCANPSLPPLNDTIGARTLMVQTFSRCILGSADEVDLDELLATKLVTFMIDNHESVLKVPSNLRKSVEEHLSHLRRAQIKYAGADTDASMASPPHSFCRQISREEFEQQRVSGSQGAIVELLESIIQDKNMSIKDKKKKLKQFQRSHPDIYRRRFPTAESEAALFPERLPRLKPQLMFLTLKKPFQPFQRSWSFRA, encoded by the exons ATGCTCTTCCGTGGTGGAATGCCTGTCAGACGTCACTGGGCTCATTTCAGGAGTTACGATCACAGTTTCACCGGAGCTGAGGCTGTCGACTTCCTCCACGATTTGCTCAGACAAAACCAGAACTTCGGGCCGGAGGTGACGCGCTTCCAAACACTCCAGTTACTCCGGAAATTCCTCAAAAATCACGTCATCGAGGACGTCAAAGGACGGTTTGGTAAAGAGGACTTTGAGGACAACGGGCATCTATACAG ATTTCCTCCACAATCTCCTCTGAAGCCTGTTCCTGTGCGTCCACCTATAAGAGATCATATCTCAGTTCCCAGAATCCCACACTGGGACGACTATGAGGAGATCTCAGTGCCGGAGAAGGTCCCCATGAAGCCTCTTATG AATTCAGAGTCGTGGAATAAGAGGCACAGCATTGCCATCGGTGAGGTGCCGGAATGCCGATTAGTCCGGAGGAGAGAGTTAACCCCGAAACACGTGGACCAGATATGGAAGTCAATGACACTAACACA TTTACAGACTGTTCTGGGTCTCCAGTCTCTGGACGGGGTTCTAGATGCCAAACTTCTGAGCTCGAAGCACATCGTTCACAATGTGTTTGGCGTTAATAAGCAGGGCATTGTTGTCCTGAAGAACAAAACAG aGGACTTGCCTCATTGGGTGTTGTCTGCAATGAAATGCCTGGCAAACT GGCCCAATGGCAGTGATGCCAGGCAGCCCATGTATCCAGGGTTTGAGAGAGACGTCTTCAGGACGGTTGCAGAACATTTTCAGAGACTGAAAGAACCACTTTTGACGTTCCATCTGTATGAAATATTTGTCAGTATTTTGG GGCTTCTGCAGCGACAGTCGGTTGCAGTTGAAGCGTTGCAGGTCTGCTTCCTCCTGCTGCCTCCGGCCAACCGGCGTAAACTGCAGCTGTTAATGCGTCTGATAGCTAAAGTCTGTGCCAACCCCTCACTGCCCCCTCTGAACGACACCATAGGAGCACGAACTCTG ATGGTCCAGACCTTCTCGCGGTGCATTCTGGGATCTGCAGATGAGGTGGACTTGGATGAGCTGTTGGCCACAAAGCTGGTCACGTTTATGATTGATAACCATGAAAGTGTGCTGAAGGTGCCGTCCAACCTGCGAAAATCTGTCGAGGAGCATCTGTCCCACCTCAGAAGAGCTCAG ATAAAGTACGCCGGTGCAGACACAGACGCTTCCATGGCGTCTCCGCCTCACTCGTTCTGTAGACAGATCAGCCGAGAGGAGTTTGAGCAGCAGAGGGTCTCTGGATCTCAGGGTGCCATCGTGGAACTGCTGGAGAGCATCATACAAGACAAGAACATGTCCATTAAAGACAAGAAGAAGAAGCTGAAGCAG TTCCAGAGATCTCATCCCGACATCTACCGTAGACGCTTTCCCACCGCTGAAAGTGAGGCGGCGCTTTTCCCAGAGAGACTGCCGAGACTCAAACCTCAGCTGATGTTCCTGACGCTGAAGAAACCCTTCCAACCCTTCCAGAGGAGCTGGAGCTTTCGGGCTTGA
- the depdc1b gene encoding DEP domain-containing protein 1B isoform X1 gives MDGKMIGPGPYRATKLWNETIMLFRGGMPVRRHWAHFRSYDHSFTGAEAVDFLHDLLRQNQNFGPEVTRFQTLQLLRKFLKNHVIEDVKGRFGKEDFEDNGHLYRFPPQSPLKPVPVRPPIRDHISVPRIPHWDDYEEISVPEKVPMKPLMNSESWNKRHSIAIGEVPECRLVRRRELTPKHVDQIWKSMTLTHLQTVLGLQSLDGVLDAKLLSSKHIVHNVFGVNKQGIVVLKNKTEDLPHWVLSAMKCLANWPNGSDARQPMYPGFERDVFRTVAEHFQRLKEPLLTFHLYEIFVSILGLLQRQSVAVEALQVCFLLLPPANRRKLQLLMRLIAKVCANPSLPPLNDTIGARTLMVQTFSRCILGSADEVDLDELLATKLVTFMIDNHESVLKVPSNLRKSVEEHLSHLRRAQIKYAGADTDASMASPPHSFCRQISREEFEQQRVSGSQGAIVELLESIIQDKNMSIKDKKKKLKQFQRSHPDIYRRRFPTAESEAALFPERLPRLKPQLMFLTLKKPFQPFQRSWSFRA, from the exons ATGGATGGTAAAATGATTGGACCTGGGCCTTATAGGGCGACGAAACTG TGGAATGAGACCATCATGCTCTTCCGTGGTGGAATGCCTGTCAGACGTCACTGGGCTCATTTCAGGAGTTACGATCACAGTTTCACCGGAGCTGAGGCTGTCGACTTCCTCCACGATTTGCTCAGACAAAACCAGAACTTCGGGCCGGAGGTGACGCGCTTCCAAACACTCCAGTTACTCCGGAAATTCCTCAAAAATCACGTCATCGAGGACGTCAAAGGACGGTTTGGTAAAGAGGACTTTGAGGACAACGGGCATCTATACAG ATTTCCTCCACAATCTCCTCTGAAGCCTGTTCCTGTGCGTCCACCTATAAGAGATCATATCTCAGTTCCCAGAATCCCACACTGGGACGACTATGAGGAGATCTCAGTGCCGGAGAAGGTCCCCATGAAGCCTCTTATG AATTCAGAGTCGTGGAATAAGAGGCACAGCATTGCCATCGGTGAGGTGCCGGAATGCCGATTAGTCCGGAGGAGAGAGTTAACCCCGAAACACGTGGACCAGATATGGAAGTCAATGACACTAACACA TTTACAGACTGTTCTGGGTCTCCAGTCTCTGGACGGGGTTCTAGATGCCAAACTTCTGAGCTCGAAGCACATCGTTCACAATGTGTTTGGCGTTAATAAGCAGGGCATTGTTGTCCTGAAGAACAAAACAG aGGACTTGCCTCATTGGGTGTTGTCTGCAATGAAATGCCTGGCAAACT GGCCCAATGGCAGTGATGCCAGGCAGCCCATGTATCCAGGGTTTGAGAGAGACGTCTTCAGGACGGTTGCAGAACATTTTCAGAGACTGAAAGAACCACTTTTGACGTTCCATCTGTATGAAATATTTGTCAGTATTTTGG GGCTTCTGCAGCGACAGTCGGTTGCAGTTGAAGCGTTGCAGGTCTGCTTCCTCCTGCTGCCTCCGGCCAACCGGCGTAAACTGCAGCTGTTAATGCGTCTGATAGCTAAAGTCTGTGCCAACCCCTCACTGCCCCCTCTGAACGACACCATAGGAGCACGAACTCTG ATGGTCCAGACCTTCTCGCGGTGCATTCTGGGATCTGCAGATGAGGTGGACTTGGATGAGCTGTTGGCCACAAAGCTGGTCACGTTTATGATTGATAACCATGAAAGTGTGCTGAAGGTGCCGTCCAACCTGCGAAAATCTGTCGAGGAGCATCTGTCCCACCTCAGAAGAGCTCAG ATAAAGTACGCCGGTGCAGACACAGACGCTTCCATGGCGTCTCCGCCTCACTCGTTCTGTAGACAGATCAGCCGAGAGGAGTTTGAGCAGCAGAGGGTCTCTGGATCTCAGGGTGCCATCGTGGAACTGCTGGAGAGCATCATACAAGACAAGAACATGTCCATTAAAGACAAGAAGAAGAAGCTGAAGCAG TTCCAGAGATCTCATCCCGACATCTACCGTAGACGCTTTCCCACCGCTGAAAGTGAGGCGGCGCTTTTCCCAGAGAGACTGCCGAGACTCAAACCTCAGCTGATGTTCCTGACGCTGAAGAAACCCTTCCAACCCTTCCAGAGGAGCTGGAGCTTTCGGGCTTGA
- the elovl7b gene encoding elongation of very long chain fatty acids protein 7 — MSFNTLTSRAVLLYDQWIKEADPRTGNWLLMASPFPQTIIIASYVYFVTSLGPRLMENRKPFDLKRPMIIYNFSIVAFSLYMIYEFLMSGWANGYTYGCDLVDYSSSPQALRMAWTCWLYYFSKFIEMLDTIFFVLRKKNSQVTFLHVYHHSIMPFTWWFGVRFAPGGLGTFHALLNCIVHVIMYSYYALSAMGPAYQKYLWWKKYMTTIQLVQFVMVTAHIGQFFFMKDCPYQFPVFLYIIGLYGLIFLLLFLHFYYHAYTKGKRLPKVLENGNYLLKKSE; from the exons ATGTCTTTCAACACACTGACCTCAAGAGCCGTTCTTCTGTATGATCAGTGGATTAAGGAAGCAG ATCCACGGACTGGGAACTGGCTGCTTATGGCCTCCCCGTTCCCTCAAACGATCATCATCGCTTCCTACGTCTACTTTGTGACATCGCTGGGACCTCGGCTAATGGAAAACCGCAAGCCCTTTGACCTCAAGCGTCCCATGATCATCTATAACTTCAGCATTGTGGCGTTTTCCCTCTACATGATTTATGAG TTTCTCATGTCTGGTTGGGCGAACGGCTACACCTATGGGTGTGACCTCGTTGATTATTCCAGTTCTCCTCAGGCTCTCAGG ATGGCATGGACCTGCTGGCTGTACTACTTCTCCAAGTTCATTGAGATGCTTGACACT attttctttgtcttgagGAAAAAGAACAGCCAAGTTACTTTCCTTCACGTCTACCATCACTCCATCATGCCCTTCACATGGTGGTTTGGGGTCCGATTCGCCCCAG GTGGTCTGGGAACTTTCCACGCCCTGCTGAACTGCATCGTCCATGTCATTATGTACTCCTACTACGCTCTTTCTGCCATGGGACCCGCCTACCAGAAGTACCTGTGGTGGAAAAAGTATATGACCACCATTCAGCTG GTTCAGTTTGTGATGGTCACGGCTCACATCGGCCAGTTCTTCTTCATGAAGGACTGTCCTTACCAGTTCCCCGTCTTCCTCTACATAATCGGACTGTATGGGCTGATCTTCCTGCTCCTGTTCCTCCATTTCTACTACCACGCCTACACCAAGGGCAAGAGGCTTCCCAAAGTGCTTGAGAACGGAAACTACCTTCTCAAGAAATCCGAGTGA